In Nostoc edaphicum CCNP1411, the sequence AGTAAGCGGGATATGAAGCTGAATGATGCACTACCCCACATTGAAGTAGATCCAGAAACATATCAAGTCAGGGCAGATGGTGAGTTGCTGATTTGTGAACCTGCGACAGTTTTACCAATGGCACAGAGGTACTTTTTGTTTTAATTCATGACCGAGCAACTTACTGATTACGATAGTCCTTGGAAAGAAGTTATTGAACTATATTTTCCCCGATTTCTAGAATTCTTTTTCACCCAAGCTTATGCCGAAATCGACTGGACGCGACCTTATGAATTTCTGGACACAGAACTGCAACAGCTAGAACCGAATGCAGAAATTGGGCGGCGTTTGGTTGATAAAGTCGCAAAAGTTTGGCTACTGGATGGAGAGGAAGCTTGGGTATTGGTTCATGTGGAAGTCCAAGGGCAATATGACAGCCAATTTGCCGAACGGATGTACACATATAATTACCGCTTGTTTGACCGTCATAAAAAGCGAGTCATTAGTTTAGCAGTTTTAGCAGATGAACAAGCAAATTGGCGACCTTCTAGCTACAGCTATCAACTGGGCGGATGTCGCGTCAGCTTAGAGTTTCCTGTGGCGAAACTGTTGGACTATGAGCAAGGGTGGGAAATCCTAGAGCAAACAACCAACCCCTTTGGTGTAATTGTGATGGCGCATCTCAAGACCAAGGCAACGCAACGAAATCCAGAAAATCGGCTACAGTGGAAACTAAGCCTAGTCAGACGCCTGTATGAACGGGGATATAGCCGG encodes:
- a CDS encoding transposase; amino-acid sequence: MTEQLTDYDSPWKEVIELYFPRFLEFFFTQAYAEIDWTRPYEFLDTELQQLEPNAEIGRRLVDKVAKVWLLDGEEAWVLVHVEVQGQYDSQFAERMYTYNYRLFDRHKKRVISLAVLADEQANWRPSSYSYQLGGCRVSLEFPVAKLLDYEQGWEILEQTTNPFGVIVMAHLKTKATQRNPENRLQWKLSLVRRLYERGYSREDIRELFRFIDWIMVLPKELALSFKTKVRSYEEADRMRYVTSIERLAKEEGIVENARESIITVLETRFGEVPSSIVEVINKIEEPSVLKMLHKSAIAIPSIAEFQQVLDSLTSGE